From the Carya illinoinensis cultivar Pawnee chromosome 4, C.illinoinensisPawnee_v1, whole genome shotgun sequence genome, one window contains:
- the LOC122308373 gene encoding pectinesterase/pectinesterase inhibitor PPE8B-like yields the protein MAPSVTIKLLRTLWMLLVLCMCTMLAPSSQTDLSQWEFLKVPSSEFVDSVKNTIDAVQEVTSIFSPFVNAFGDFRLSNAVSDCLDLLDLSVDHLSWSVSAIENPEGTNNSTGDMNSDLKTWLSAALVNQDTCNEGLEGTNGIVKELVSGGLNQVTSLVQQLLNMVHPPISKSPGRKLKARKDQFPSWVKSGERKLLEASNGIKVDAIVAADGSGNYTNVMDAVLEAPDYSLSRYIIYIKRGVYKEYVEIKKKKWNLVMIGDGMNATVISGNRNYVDLWPTFRTATFAVSGRGFIARDITFENTAGPEKHQAVALRSDSDLSVFFRCGMRGYQDTLYTHTMRQFYRECRISGTVDFMFGDGTVVFQNCQILAKKGLPNQKNTITAQGRKDPSQPTGFSIQFCNISADSDLLASVNSTATYLGRPWKQYSRTIIMQSYMSNAVRPEGWLEWNASLHLDTLYYGELMNYGPGATQGSRVKWPGFHVFNQSSQANNFTVNQFIDGNLWLPSTGVRYTAGFRV from the exons ATGGCTCCTTCAGTTACCATAAAACTTCTAAGAACCTTGTGGATGCTCCTTGTCCTGTGTATGTGTACCATGCTTGCTCCCAGCTCTCAAACAGATCTCTCACAGTGGGAGTTCTTAAAGGTGCCCTCGTCCGAATTCGTCGACTCTGTGAAGAACACCATCGACGCTGTACAAGAGGTGACCTCCATTTTCTCTCCCTTTGTCAATGCTTTTGGCGATTTCCGCCTTTCCAATGCTGTTTCCGACTGTCTTGATTTGCTCGACTTATCCGTCGACCATTTGAGTTGGTCTGTCTCTGCTATCGAGAATCCGGAAG GTACTAATAATAGCACTGGAGATATGAATTCAGATTTGAAGACATGGTTGAGCGCTGCATTAGTTAACCAGGACACATGCAATGAAGGATTGGAAGGCACCAATGGCATTGTGAAAGAATTGGTGAGCGGTGGCCTTAACCAAGTGACCTCTTTAGTGCAGCaacttcttaacatggtgcacCCACCAATTTCAAAAAGCCCCGGGCGTAAGCTCAAAGCAAGGAAAGACCAATTTCCTTCATGGGTAAAATCCGGGGAGCGGAAGCTCCTTGAAGCTTCAAATGGGATAAAGGTTGATGCTATAGTAGCTGCAGATGGGAGTGGGAATTACACAAACGTGATGGATGCGGTCTTAGAAGCTCCTGATTATAGCCTAAGCCGCTATATTATCTACATCAAGAGGGGCGTGTATAAAGAGTATGTGGAgatcaagaagaagaaatggaacCTGGTGATGATTGGAGATGGTATGAATGCCACTGTCATTTCCGGTAATCGGAATTATGTTGATCTTTGGCCCACATTTCGGACCGCAACCTTCG CTGTCAGTGGCAGAGGGTTCATAGCGAGAGACATCACATTCGAGAACACAGCAGGGCCGGAGAAGCACCAGGCAGTTGCGCTGAGATCCGACTCAGACCTATCTGTGTTCTTCCGGTGCGGCATGAGGGGATACCAGGACACCCTCTACACGCACACAATGCGCCAGTTTTACAGAGAATGCCGCATCAGTGGCACCGTCGATTTCATGTTCGGCGACGGCACCGTGGTGTTTCAAAACTGCCAAATTCTGGCCAAAAAAGGTCTGCCAAATCAAAAGAACACCATAACCGCTCAGGGTCGCAAAGACCCATCACAACCAACAGGCTTCTCCATCCAATTCTGCAACATTTCTGCAGATTCAGATCTCTTAGCCTCAGTTAACTCAACGGCCACGTACTTGGGTAGACCCTGGAAACAGTACTCACGCACCATTATCATGCAATCGTACATGAGCAATGCCGTGAGGCCTGAAGGGTGGCTTGAGTGGAATGCTAGTTTGCATTTGGATACATTGTACTACGGTGAATTGATGAACTACGGTCCTGGAGCAACACAAGGCAGCCGCGTGAAGTGGCCTGGCTTTCACGTGTTTAACCAATCCAGTCAGGCTAATAATTTTACGGTGAATCAATTCATCGATGGGAATTTGTGGCTGCCTTCTACTGGTGTCAGATACACGGCGGGTTTCCGTGTTTAA